Part of the Henckelia pumila isolate YLH828 chromosome 2, ASM3356847v2, whole genome shotgun sequence genome is shown below.
CTTCTTAAAATTTACGTTAAAACGaagcactcgaagccgtgatcgtaaatatacgatcaatcggaaattctaccgggcggatcgagAAATTCAAAGCTTGAGGATGAATCTTTTCTTTTGAAATCTTTTTCTCACGTCTTTGAGCTGACATTCTGATTCCTTTTACATAAATTACacgtatatatatctatatacatGCCACCTATTCATTAAAATGGGTATTTACATTTTAGACCCCAAACTTTTCACTATGTGTAACTCAATCCTACACTCGGCTTCTTGGCTGGAATTGAAAATTTGATATACACGATCCACACATATATATCTACATGTTTGACTATTAAAATACATTATTGCACTTTGGTCTCTGAACTTGtgcataattgcaaatcagtcctcgGACAAGCGAGttaattcaatttaaattctaaataatttaagaatattagaatttaattctaaactctaaaaattatcaaattaaatattttcggattaaaattaaatccttTCGAACCtcatcgcattttagtccttgaatttttcaatatttgcaaattggaccttgctcggatttcatcctcaaagtcAATCCTTGATATtcataatcttggaatttacatcttaaatttcataaatatcaattcaaatatttttaattttttaatttaagaattccggatattaataTCTTAAAATCCgtaaaatcctcaaattaaatatttttgatccgaaattaaaatctctaattttcataaattcttaaattcatattttctcttattcggaatttaaatcttaaatctcgtCATTAATAAGTTAATATTTTCGGGCATTACAGAGAATCTTGCACGCGGATGTTATCTATGTGCGAGGATGCAGTGGGCCCTCCGCGCGGGGAAGCactttgcatttttttttgtgCGGGCCCCACtgcattattttttaatttattttaaaaaataaagatcTAACGGCCAAAAAAATCTGGTCATTAAGATCGAACGGCCAGATTTAATCTGgctgttttaaattattaaaaatattttaaaaatacaattaataataatataattttaaattaaatataaaagagTGGATGAGATTATTTGGCCGTTGTAGATCAATTGTCAATATTATTTTAgcattcaatattttttaaaaaaaaatagataaattattttaaaaaatttgattaaATGTCCAACGGCTATATTCTTGAATCTCCTATAAATTAACTTCATTATAGCTTCAAAAACACTCCAATTTCTTTCAAACAAATTTCAAACGCATTTGTTGCTCATGGCATACACGagttcttctttttcttcatctCCATCATCGGATGATGAAATTTCCGATCTCATGATTGATCAATTTTTATCCACGACAATCCGACAACCGAGCTATCGATTTTTGGAGCACGCCGATTTGCATGAAATGGGAGAGTCAAGCCGCAAACGTGgctacaaaataaaacaaaaatatcgAGAACGCATTGTGGGGGCTGAGAGATTATATAAAGATTACTTCGTCGATAGTCCTGTCTACAACAAGAAAGATtttcgaatgcgatttcgaatGAGAAGATCTTTGTTGCTGAGAATTGTTGAAGATTTACAGAAATGTGTCTTACTTTAATTTTTCCAACGAAGGGATGCAACCGGTATGCTTGGATTGTCATCATTTCAGAAGGTTATGGCTGCAGTCCGATTGCTTGCATATGATGTAGCGGGTGATGTCGTTGATGAATACTTGAGAATAGGCGCATCAACTGCGttaaaatgtttgaaaatattttgcaggGCGATGTATGATATATTTTCTGAGCAATATTTGAGACAACCAACACGTGAGGATGTTGCTCGGCTCATTGCTGAAAACGCTCGAAGGGGTTTTCCAGGGATGCTTGGAAGCATTGATTGTATGCACTGGGCTTGAAAAAATTGTCCAACAGCTTGGGCATGACAATATCAAAGTGGACATCTAAAAGAACCTTTAATCATACTTTAGGCAGTTGCATCGAAAGATTTATGGATTTGGCACGCATACTTCTGTGTACCGGGATGTAATAACGACATCAATGTGCTAGAGAGGTCCAATTTGTTCTTAAACCTTGCAAAGGGTGAAGCTCCTCAGTACGGTTTGAGGTGAATGGGAACGAGTACAACATGGGGTATTATCTTGCCGACGGTATTTATCCATCTTGGGTTTCCTTTGTCAAGACCATCCCTCGGCCTCTCTCACAAAAATATAGGACTTTCGCAAGATATCAAGAAGACGTGAGAAAAGATGTTGAACGAGCATTTGGTGTATTCCAAGCGCGTTGGCACGTTGTGAGAGGTCCATCCCGCATGTGGGATCCAATTGATTTAGATTATATAATGAAGACTTGCATAATTCTTCATGATATGATTGTGGAGGACGAAAGAGAGGATATGTTCGAAGATCGTGATTTTCCTGCTCGAGATAATGAATACGTGCCACCGGATATTGTTACTTCGAGAGATCCTAGCGTAGAGTTTAACATTTTTTTGGAGCGACGTGTCGGCATTCGGAACATAGATTTGCATAATAAGCTTCATATCGAACATATCTGGATTTTTCACGAAGATGAATAATTAATAAtgtatttttttcttaattatgtgtgtgatttttaaaattatgtttttaaatttatgtgtaagcttttaaattttaattatgagtaagcttttaaattttaatgaaataaaaatttatttgtgtatttcttaattttcggtagtttttaaaatttaattatgtgtagttttatttttttatttgtgcaattttattttgtgtttcaataaaaatatatttaatagaataaaaaattaatatttcaacattttctctacaacatcaTCTCACCCTCGCAAAACCAAACAATGAAGTTATCATCGCTGACATCATCATGCAATGAAGTTACCAACTTTCTCACACAAACTTCATTTCACCCTTGTACATGCTCTTATCCTTATGCTAAAAACAGATTTTGTGTTAGATTTCGGTAATCAATGACCTTCCATTCCAACCAACTTCACCCACCATCGATGATGAGCAATCAGAGTTCTCAAATTTGGGAGGAGATGAGATATAAAAGACAATCATCATCTAtcattttaaattaataaataagtgTTCTCTATGAAATTTTAAATACGAGTAATGCAGACCAAATAAAAGAGAGaggcttttgaaaaaaaaaatggtaaataaaacattaaaacaTAGATATTAAATCCTCGGTCTCCGTCGGAGACGAAAATGGCTACCAttacattaattttttaaaaaaagtttactAATAGAAAAATGATGATTGggaaaaatttaaacaaaaggAACCAGGATGGGCATCAACTCCGttaatttatatcaaaattcaaagttGCAAACTACgcttctatttttatttttttaagttagaaCTCGCCGCATCTATTTTTCTTTTGGTGTATATTGGATAAATCTCAACACTAACACAATATTTTGCAAACTACGATATCAATCAAGTAAACTGCACTAAACAAACTCTATGCAAGTGGCTAGcccaaaaaaatatcaatagaAAATTCGAATGCATAACTATTGATCGAAAACTTATCTAACCCGCGAATTCTAAGAAGTTGCCGTACAATTTTCGCTCAATTATTTATAGATCAAACTTGAGAACAGTATATTGTATCGAATACTTCTGGATTTTAGTGTGATTTCTAATTACACAGCTCCGCACCACCACCTACTCAAAAAGTCAAAAGTCAAAACAATTATGTGGATGAACTTGGAGCCAGAGATTCAGACCTTCATCAAGGTATGGCTAACAGCAATCACATCTCTGATCTTCTGCCGCCAGATCCTTGCCGGAATTCACGGCGGCGCCGCCCGCCTCCTCTCCATCCTACCCATCATCTACCTATTCACCATTCTCCCCACCCACCTCTCCTCCATCCACCTCTGCGGACCCACCATTTTCTACCTTGTTTGGCTTGGTAACTTCAAGCTCCTCCTCTTCTCCTTCCATCAAGGCCCTTTATCTTCCACCCCGCCTCTTTCTCTCCTCCATTTCCTCTCCATAGCCCTCTTACCCATCAAAATGGGTACCTCTCACCCTTCTCCCAATACACCACACTCGAATCTCAATAAATGGAAGAAATCAGCAATCTTTGCCGTCAAATGCTTGCTTTTGGCTGCTATCGTCGGCTTATACAAGTACAGAGACTTCTTCCCTCCATACGTGATATTGTTTCTTTATTGTTGCCATCTTTACCTCAGCGTGGAGATAGTTCTCGCCGTCACCGCCGCGCCTGTGCGAGCCGTTCTTGGATTGGAGATCGAGCCGCAGTTCAACGAGCCTTACCTGGCCACGTCGCTCCAAGATTTCTGGGGCCGGAGGTGGAATCTCATGGTCACCAGTATCCTGCGCCCCACCGTGTACCACCCCGTCCGCCGCGTCTCCGCGCGCGTCTTGGGTAACGGGTGGGCCCTGCTGCCGGCGATGGTGGCGGCTTTCGCGGTGTCCGGCCTGATGCACGAGGTGCTGTATTATTACTTGTCACGTGCCAGGCCCACGTGGGAGGTGACGTGGTTCTTCGTCTTGCACGGGTTCTGCGTGGCTGCCGAGGTGGCGGCGAAGAAGGCCGTGGGCGGCCGGTGGCGGTTGCACGGGATGGTTTCGGGGCCGCTGACGGTGGCGTTCTTGGCGGTGACAGGTGATTGGTTGTTCTTCCCGCAAGTGATTAGGAGTGGGGTGGACCGAAGAGCCATTGATGAGTATTACAttatgtttgattttatttgggAGTGGGGACAGCCTATCATCTCTAGGCTTAAGCTTTAAAAATCTATTTTCCTTTCAGATTCGGTATTCTGTTGCTGGTGTATTTGTTTGCAGttttatttgttaaaaaaataatttataattatttatttttacagtTAGCAAATATtacataaaattataaattaaattcattGTCACTACATACACATTGACAAAAACTCCTATAAAACGGTTTCAATGGTCATTTTTTTTAGACGGAtctcttatatgagttatccattaaaaaatattacattttatgccaaaagtattacttattattataaatatgggtagggttgacCTGTTTCACGGATGAAATCATCTAACAAGAGTATTACTCGCATTGCATTATATaccttatttatatatattttttcaaaagcaAACTATATATGTTTCATTCTTGTTTTTAATAATCTAttagatattttttttactttttagaGATAggaaacttaatttttttttccccatTAATTAATCATGATGTCAATGCGCGGAGCCAGAAATTTCATTCTACACGGGTTATAATTTGTATCCTttgaattcttcaatattttggAATTATCCGGACTATCATCAAATTattccaaaaattttcaaaattaatatatataattttttgaaattttttttgtaaagcCCGGGTGGCACTAATTGTGACTCCGCCACTGCATGATGTCCAATAAAAAAATGGAGATTATCAATATCAGTGTCACAATATTAAATGTTATTTATCAGATTTATCATTTAATAGTTTTGTGAAATTATTCATTTGAAAAGGAGATTAACAAATTGCCGATAAATCCTCAAAAGGAAACTCAACTTAGTCCTCAGTCCCTATGTAAGAAGTTATCCGTTCCAAGTCCCTGACAAATGTCTGTTCATTGTTTGAATTTCGTATTTGAGACCAATTTACCAAACTATCCTTAATTTGCTTAACACCACAATAGTCTCTACtcttatttttcaaataaagaaaagaaacaaaaagCTAAGAAGAACGATCGGAGTAACAACGATCCGTACTTTCCCTCCCTTGTTCTTCTTGATTCTCCCCAGCCTTCTCCCTCAACCAAAAATGAGTAATCCGTCGACTTGGGTTTCTTTGTAGATCTGCATTGACCGAAGAAAATTGTCAATCTTTGTTGTCACTGCTCACAGTCAATTTTTCATAgatttgaatgtttgaatttcGATTTGAAATATTATAAACTTTGGGCGAACAGTAGAATGTCACAGCTTGATGTATTGTGTTCGTGTTTAAAATGTTCAATCGAAGGaattttttgagattttgttgtgATTTTAGAGGTTGCGTTTAATTTGGTGTATTGCGAAAGTTTTACAGATTCGCTTaccaatttacattttattaattatacGTCTGTTACTGGGAATGCAGTTCATTTTATAGAATTTTGTGATAGATTAGCTGATATTTGTTATTGTTCTCgattataatgttttaattccTAATATAATGGTTTTAGTTTTAAATCCTACTATAATTGTTCTTGAAGTTGTTATTGTGTACTATTTGTTTGTGTGTAATGTATTATGAATGAATgtatcatgtttaaattttttagcCCGTGTTTATGTAGTTTGAAAATGGAATCTGGAAGTGGTCCAAGCAATCTTAAGTTTTTGGGTTGCTGTAAATACAAGAAGAAATTTTGTCATCTAAATCTTCGAAGGTTGTAGCTTGATGGATGTTTTTGTGAGTCTGTACAAAAATTGTGCAACAATATATCCGAAATCCATGATTGATGGAATTTTTGAGATATTGATATGATTTTATAGGTTGTGTTTAATTTGGTGAATTGCGATAGTTTTACAGATTTGCTTACCAATATCCATTTTGTACATCTGTTACTGTGAATGCAGTTCATTTTATGGAATTTTGTAATAAATTAGCTGGTATTTTTTATTGTTCTCgattataatgttttaattccTGATATAATGGTTTTAGTTTTAAATGTTGGACTTTGAGATTTATTGGGTTGAGATTATATTGGTCTTTTTCCATAGTGAATGGAAATTGGTCTTGCCATATTGAAGGCATGTGGGAGTATCCCACATTGAATAGAAAAGGAAAAATTGGTGAGCTTATAATATGTTACACTTTATGAAGTTGTAAAAATGATTGGTTAAGAGGCTCTCTCTCGCGCGCGCCTGTGCAGGGGGGTGCAAATCAAGGGCCTGATTCGCACTGGAAAAGGCTTGACTTGTCTGCAAGCATACGAGCGCGACCTGGGTGCGTCGAATGTCGGACCGATCAAGGCAAAATTTTCTACCCAGTGTTGGCCACCTTTTGctaatttctttttctatttttaattttaatttcgaatCTTCTGGTTGTGACCTTCAGTCTGACTGACCGTTGGTGCTCCATCTGGCTTCTGACTGCTGGTGCTTCATCTGCCTGACCTTTGGCTTTTTAGCTGGCTGTTGTGACTGTCCGTATGGAACCCAAGTGCCTATATATAGAGGCGGACTCCAGTCCCTCAGAACACACCATTTTCTAATTTCTCTACTACTTCTGCACTCTGCTATGTTTCGGTTCTTTCTGCTCTTGTGCATTTGCCTCATCGTGATACTTGCATTCTCGGTTCGCCGGTGTAGTGCCTTAGTACTAGGTGTCTACAAGGTTTCTCCGTTGTATCCTGGAAAACAGACGTCCATCTAATCCTCGAAGCACACTCCGGAGGggacgaatctgttttaaggaaACTGTACTAGTTACAGGCCTCGGTTTTCTTAACTGTTTTCTTACTCGTTCGTTTATGTTTTTCCAGTACTTATTATACTACTGAATTGTTATACGATCATTGTTCGTTCTAAGTATATTGTTGCTGTTATAATCACGCTTttgagtttgcatattttgGATAACAAACTTAAAACAAATTCGATACTCATTACGTGATTTGTTTCAGAAATGGCTACTGCTTAAAGTGAGACTACTCTTGTTGCCCCTATTGTCACGGTTCCAAATCGTGACGTTCCTCTTGTTGCCCCACGTGGTGCTGCTGTTCCTGTTCCAAATAGACACGGAGAAAAGCCAGAGAAGTTCACTGGTGCGGACTTCAAGAGGTGGCAGCAAAAAATGCTCTTCTACTTGACGACGCTGAACCTGGCCAGATTCCTCTCGGAGAATGCTCCTAAGCTCAAGGATGGTGAGGGAGATGTTGAATCCTTCAGTGCTTTGGAGGCATGGAATCATTCTGATTTCCTATGCCAAAATTACGTACTGAACAGATTGACAGATTCGCTCTACAATGTGTACTGCGAAAAGAAAATGGTCAAAGAGCTGTGGGAATCCCTTGACAGAAAGTACAAAATCAAGGATGTGGGGGCCAAGAAGTTTCTTGTAGgctattttttggattttaagatggTGGATTCCAAGCCGGTTATCAGCCAAGTTCAAAAGATCCAAGTGATTATTCACTAGATTCACGCTGAGGGGATGACGTTGAGAGAATCCTTCCAAGTGGCAGCCATTTTTGAGAAGCTACCACCGGCATGGAAGGATTTAAGAACTACTTGAAACACAAGTGCAAGAAGATGAATGTTGAAGAACTAATTGTTCGACTTTGTATTGAGGAAGACAACAAAAGTTCTGAAAAACAACTGTTTTCTCCGGTTGCTGCTAAAGCAAATGTTGTCAAGCATGGCCAAAGCTTGAAAAAGAAACACTTCAATCCTTCGAACAAAAGGATGAAGATGGGACCAAAAGGAGGCATTACGAAGAAGAAGTTCTCCGGGAAATGCTTCAACTGTGATGGTACTGGTCACAAGGCCTCTGAGTGCAATAAGCCAAAGAAAAACCGAGAGGTGAATATGGTGGAGAACATATCCTATGAGGTTTCAAACATGAACCTCTGTGCTGTAATTTCTGAAGTGAATCTGGTTGGTTAAAACTCAAGGGAGTGGTGGATTGACACTGGTGTCACTCTCCATGTTTGCTCTGACAAAGAGATGTTTGCAAATCTTGAGGAATCCGAGAACGGAAAAATGATGTTCATGGGAAATTCTGCAACTTCTGAAATCAAGAGACAAGAAAAAGTGATTTTGAAGATGACTTATGGAAAAGAGCTGACTTTGAACAATGTGTTGTATGTGCCAAACATCCGTAAGAACTTGGTGTCTGGGTCACTGCTTAACAAGCATGGTTTTCTCATTGTGTTTGAGTAAGATAAAGTTGTTTTGTCTAAGAGTGGAATATTTGTAGAAAAAGGCTATGTAATCAATGGTTTGTTCAAACTCAATGTAATGGCTATTAAACCCGTGATCAATAAAATGAAATCTTCTGCTTACTTGCTTGAGTCTTCCAATTTGTGGCATGTTAGACTAGGACATGTTAATTACGATACGATTCGTAGATTAATTAACTTGAAAAGCATTCCTACATTCAAAATTGATACACAACACAAATGCGAAACTTGTGTTGAGGCAAAACTAACAAGATCATCTTTTCAAACAGTTGAAAGAAAAAGTGAACCCCTTGATTTGATTCACTCTGatctatgtgatttaaaaggaaTACAAACACGtggtgaaaacaaatacttcatTACTTTTATTGACGATAGCACAAAATATTGTTATGTGTATcttcttaaaaataaatatgaaactATTGAAAAGTTTGTCCACTACAAAAGTGAAGTTGAAAACCAACTAGAAAATTAAGGTGATAAGAAGTGATCGTGGAGGTGAGTATGAATCACCATTTGCTGAGTTTTGTGTTCAACATGGTATCAGACACGAAAGAACTGCACCTTATTCTCCtcagcaaaatggtgttgcagagcGAAAGAATCGCACtttgaaagaaatgatgaatgcaTTATTATTGAGTTTTGGTTTACCACAGAACATGTGGGGAGAAGTTAT
Proteins encoded:
- the LOC140877943 gene encoding uncharacterized protein; the protein is MAAVRLLAYDVAGDVVDEYLRIGASTALKCLKIFCRAMYDIFSEQYLRQPTREDVARLIAENARRGFPGMLGSIDLRFEVNGNEYNMGYYLADGIYPSWVSFVKTIPRPLSQKYRTFARYQEDVRKDVERAFGVFQARWHVVRGPSRMWDPIDLDYIMKTCIILHDMIVEDEREDMFEDRDFPARDNEYVPPDIVTSRDPSVEFNIFLERRVGIRNIDLHNKLHIEHIWIFHEDE
- the LOC140883763 gene encoding long-chain-alcohol O-fatty-acyltransferase-like, which codes for MWMNLEPEIQTFIKVWLTAITSLIFCRQILAGIHGGAARLLSILPIIYLFTILPTHLSSIHLCGPTIFYLVWLGNFKLLLFSFHQGPLSSTPPLSLLHFLSIALLPIKMGTSHPSPNTPHSNLNKWKKSAIFAVKCLLLAAIVGLYKYRDFFPPYVILFLYCCHLYLSVEIVLAVTAAPVRAVLGLEIEPQFNEPYLATSLQDFWGRRWNLMVTSILRPTVYHPVRRVSARVLGNGWALLPAMVAAFAVSGLMHEVLYYYLSRARPTWEVTWFFVLHGFCVAAEVAAKKAVGGRWRLHGMVSGPLTVAFLAVTGDWLFFPQVIRSGVDRRAIDEYYIMFDFIWEWGQPIISRLKL